The Vespula vulgaris chromosome 4, iyVesVulg1.1, whole genome shotgun sequence genome has a segment encoding these proteins:
- the LOC127063446 gene encoding uncharacterized protein LOC127063446, giving the protein MSIRDIKIPNVFSNEHEIKNENFIYNDLLVRALVQLFPREERSLIHLWLEKLKSTHTDNVEKLSNRNNYMWLLLFVLQNGNLIEPFDEPPPVDELPPISDIMPAQMIEELISLPDINFPQSDWTSSDTNVMDMKETHSGMPPHKFLEYQPCPVNGISCYFSIFSRSS; this is encoded by the exons atgTCTATTCGAGATATTAAGATCCCAAACGTATTCTCCAACGAACATGAAATAAAGAACGAGAATTTTATCTACAACGATTTGCTCGTAAGAGCATTAGTCCAATTATTCCCACGAGAAg AAAGATCACTCATACATCTATGGCTGGAAAAATTAAAGAGTACACATACGGATAATGTGGAGAAGCTTTCCAAccgtaataattatatgtggTTATTACTCTTTGTTTTACAAAATGGTAACTTAATCGAGCCATTTGATGAACCACCACCTGTCGACGAATTGCCCCCAATCTCCGACATCATG CCGGCGCAAATGATCGAAGAATTGATATCGTTACCGGACATAAATTTCCCTCAAAGTGACTGGACCAGTTCTGATACGAATGTAATGGATATGAAGGAAACTCATTCTGGTATGCCACCTCACAAGTTTCTGGAATATCAACCATGTCCTGTCAACGGAATATCCTgctatttttcgatatttagCAGATCTTCTTAA